Proteins encoded in a region of the Ziziphus jujuba cultivar Dongzao chromosome 3, ASM3175591v1 genome:
- the LOC125423375 gene encoding 1-aminocyclopropane-1-carboxylate oxidase homolog 1-like codes for MVATTITTSKNDNEVSPETLKSEYDRASEVKAFDETKAGVKGLVDAGVTQIPRIFHRLPNEQFHESSVPEGDPRFSIPVIDLIGVSDDSVRRKEIVERVREASETWGFFQIVNHGIPLSVMKEMKEGVRRFFEQDTKVKKQFYTRDAKKSMAYNSNFDLYRAPSTNWRDSFSCRLAPDAPNPQDLPEVCRDILLEYSKQVMKLGVLLFELLSEALGLNPNHLNEMDCTEGLVTVGHYYPGCPQPELTMGTSQHTDGGFLTVVQQDHIGGLQVLYNNRWIDIRYEPGALVVNIGDLLQLITNDRFKSGEHRVLANRIGPRISIANFFLTSFLPTKKLYGPIKELLSEDNPPKYKETTVRDYIAFFNDKGLDGTSALPHFKI; via the exons atggtggCAACCACCATCACTACCAGCAAAAATGATAATGAAGTTTCACCAGAAACTTTGAAGTCAGAGTATGATCGAGCAAGCGAAGTAAAAGCTTTCGACGAGACAAAGGCCGGTGTTAAAGGACTTGTTGATGCCGGTGTTACACAGATCCCTCGTATTTTCCATCGTCTACCCAATGAACAATTCCATGAGAGCTCTGTTCCCGAAGGAGATCCCCGGTTTAGCATCCCAGTCATAGATTTGATAGGTGTTTCTGATGATTCAGTACGGCGAAAGGAGATCGTCGAAAGAGTACGAGAAGCATCGGAGACATGGGGATTCTTTCAGATCGTGAACCATGGAATACCATTGAGTGTTATGAAGGAGATGAAAGAAGGGGTGCGTAGGTTTTTTGAACAAGACACTAAGGTGAAGAAACAGTTTTATACGAGAGATGCAAAGAAATCAATGGCTTATAATAGCAACTTTGATCTGTATAGAGCTCCTTCAACAAATTGGAGGGATAGTTTTTCATGTAGATTGGCTCCTGATGCTCCTAATCCACAAGATTTGCCTGAGGTTTGCAG AGACATACTGCTGGAGTACTCCAAGCAAGTGATGAAACTGGGAGTTTTACTGTTCGAGTTGTTATCGGAGGCACTGGGGTTGAACCCGAACCATTTGAATGAGATGGATTGTACAGAGGGGCTTGTAACTGTAGGCCATTACTATCCTGGTTGTCCACAGCCAGAATTGACAATGGGGACAAGCCAGCATACTGATGGTGGCTTCCTCACAGTGGTGCAACAGGATCATATTGGTGGCCTCCAAGTTCTATATAATAACCGTTGGATTGACATACGTTATGAGCCTGGCGCTCTTGTTGTTAACATTGGAGATCTTCTCCAG CTAATAACAAATGACAGATTCAAAAGTGGCGAGCACAGAGTATTGGCAAACCGTATAGGTCCAAGAATATccattgcaaatttttttttaacctcatTCTTGCCAACAAAGAAGCTCTATGGACCTATTAAGGAGTTGTTATCAGAAGACAATCCTCCAAAGTACAAGGAAACAACAGTGAGAGACTATATtgcatttttcaatgataaagGCCTTGATGGAACTTCTGCTTTGCCTCATTTCAAGATTTGA
- the LOC125423391 gene encoding 1-aminocyclopropane-1-carboxylate oxidase homolog 3-like, which produces MVATSKLDTSEGSEKLKKTEYDRASEVQAFDETKAGVKGLVDAGVTEIPRIFYHLDDEHLDKSSVSEDGKQFSVPVIDLGGIFEDDHVRRKEIVERVREASETWGFFQIVNHGIPESVMEEIKKGVLRFHEQDTEVKKQFYTRDPIRPVVYNSNFDLYKAPSTNWRDTFFTRMAPTPPKPEDLPEVCRDILVEYSEKIMKVGILLFELLSEALGLKPNHLNDIDCAEGLAVSCHYYPPCPQPDLTLGTSKHADNSFITVLLQDHIGGLQVLYNNHWIDIPYQPGPLVVNIGDLLQLISNDRFKSSEHRVLANREGPRISVASFFGTGMLPTTKLYGPIKELLSEDNPPKYKQTTLRGYSACYVHKGLDGTSALPHFKI; this is translated from the exons atggtGGCTACCAGCAAATTAGATACTAGTGAAGGTTCAGAGAAATTGAAGAAAACCGAGTATGATCGAGCAAGTGAAGTGCAAGCTTTTGATGAAACAAAAGCAGGTGTTAAAGGACTTGTTGATGCTGGTGTTACAGAGATCCCTCGTATTTTCTATCATCTGGATGATGAACACCTGGATAAGAGCTCAGTTTCTGAAGATGGAAAACAGTTTAGCGTTCCGGTTATAGACTTGGGAGGCATTTTCGAAGATGATCATGTTCGACGGAAAGAGATCGTTGAAAGAGTAAGAGAAGCATCAGAAACTTGGGGTTTCTTTCAAATTGTGAACCATGGAATACCTGAGAGTGTTATGGAGGAGATTAAGAAAGGGGTTCTTAGGTTTCATGAGCAAGATACTGAGGTGAAGAAACAGTTTTATACCAGAGATCCAATAAGACCTGTGGTTTACAATAGCAATTTTGATCTGTATAAAGCTCCATCAACAAATTGGAGGGATACGTTTTTTACTCGAATGGCCCCTACTCCTCCAAAGCCGGAAGACTTGCCTGAGGTCTGCAG AGACATTCTTGTGGAGTATTCGGAGAAAATAATGAAAGTGGGAATTTTATTGTTCGAGTTGTTATCGGAGGCCCTTGGACTGAAACCGAACCACTTGAACGACATTGATTGTGCAGAGGGGCTTGCCGTTTCGTGCCATTACTATCCTCCATGCCCACAACCAGACCTCACTTTGGGAACAAGCAAGCATGCTGATAATAGCTTCATCACTGTGCTGCTTCAGGATCATATTGGTGGTCTCCAAGTTCTATATAACAATCATTGGATTGACATACCCTATCAGCCTGGCCCTCTAGTAGTTAACATTGGAGATCTTCTTCAG CTAATATCAAATGACAGATTCAAAAGCAGTGAACACAGAGTTCTAGCAAATCGTGAAGGTCCAAGAATATCAGTTGCAAGCTTTTTTGGCACAGGAATGTTGCCAACCACGAAGCTCTATGGACCTATTAAGGAGTTGTTATCAGAAGATAATCCTCCAAAGTACAAGCAAACTACACTGAGAGGCTATTCTGCATGTTACGTTCATAAAGGCCTTGATGGAACTTCTGCTTTGCCTCATTTCAAGATTTGA
- the LOC107422925 gene encoding 1-aminocyclopropane-1-carboxylate oxidase homolog 1-like, with the protein MVATTTATRKDDSEVSPETLKAEYDRASEVKAFDETKAGVKGLVDTGITQIPRIFHRLPNEQFYESSVPEGDPRFSIPVIDLIGVSNDLVRRKEIVERVGEASATWGFFQIVNHGIPLIVMEGMKEGVRRFFEQDTEVKKQFYARDAKKSLVYNSNFDLYRAPSTNWRDTFSCRLAPDTPNPQDLPEVCGDILLEYSKQVMKLGVLLFELLSEALGLNPNHLNEMDCTEGLVILGHYYPGCPQPELTMGTSKHTDNDFLTVLQQDHIGGLQVLYNDHWIDIPYEPGALVVNIGDLLQLITNDRFKSVEHRALANRIGPRISIANFFFTALLPTKKLYGPIKELLSEDNPPKYKETTVRDYVAYFNNKGLDGTSALPHFKI; encoded by the exons atggtggcaACCACCACCGCTACCAGAAAAGATGATAGTGAAGTTTCACCAGAAACTTTGAAGGCAGAGTATGATCGAGCAAGCGAAGTAAAAGCTTTCGACGAGACAAAGGCCGGGGTTAAAGGACTTGTTGATACCGGTATTACACAGATCCCTCGTATTTTCCATCGTCTACCCAATGAACAATTCTATGAGAGCTCTGTTCCTGAAGGTGATCCCCGGTTTAGCATCCCAGTCATAGATTTGATAGGTGTTTCCAATGATTTAGTACGGCGAAAGGAGATCGTCGAAAGAGTAGGAGAAGCATCGGCGACATGGGGATTCTTTCAGATCGTGAACCATGGAATACCATTGATTGTTATGGAGGGGATGAAAGAAGGGGTGCGTAGGTTTTTCGAACAAGACACTGAGGTGAAGAAACAGTTTTATGCGAGAGATGCAAAGAAATCTTTGGTTTATAATAGCAACTTTGATCTGTATAGAGCCCCATCAACAAATTGGAGGGATACTTTTTCGTGTAGATTGGCTCCTGATACTCCTAATCCACAGGATTTGCCTGAGGTTTGCGG AGATATACTGCTAGAGTACTCCAAGCAAGTGATGAAACTGGGAGTTTTACTGTTCGAGTTGTTATCGGAAGCACTGGGGTTGAACCCGAACCATTTGAATGAGATGGATTGTACAGAGGGGCTTGTAATTTTAGGCCATTACTATCCTGGTTGTCCACAGCCAGAATTGACAATGGGGACAAGCAAGCATACTGATAATGACTTCCTCACTGTGCTGCAACAAGATCATATTGGTGGCCTCCAAGTTCTATATAATGACCATTGGATTGACATACCTTATGAGCCTGGTGCTCTTGTTGTTAACATTGGTGATCTTCTCCAG CTAATAACAAATGACAGATTCAAAAGTGTCGAGCACAGAGCATTGGCAAACCGTATAGGTCCAAGAATATCCATTGCGAACTTTTTCTTCACCGCATTGTTGCCAACAAAGAAGCTCTATGGACCGATTAAGGAGTTGTTATCAGAAGACAATCCTCCAAAGTACAAGGAAACAACAGTGAGAGACTATGTTgcatatttcaataataaaggCCTTGATGGAACTTCTGCTTTGCCTCATTTCAAGATTTGA